From Thermus brockianus, the proteins below share one genomic window:
- the nagA gene encoding N-acetylglucosamine-6-phosphate deacetylase encodes MKIEGRILSSQGLRRGRLHFGERIEALEEAPVEGPYVLPGLLDLHVHGGGGFEVMAGREGVEGTLRFHLEHGTTGLLVTTVTAPLPDLERALRGLGEAGEGPLGEALLGAHLEGPFLSPKRLGAQPPYPLLPDLEVAARLLSLAPVRAVTLAPELPGALDLVRFLVKRGVRVQLGHTDAGYEEALEALKAGATGFTHLFNAMTGLHHRSPGVVGLALERGAWAELIPDGLHVHPAALGLALKAIPGLYFVTDAVAAAGMPDGPYPLGAHTVEKRGDGVWLGESLAGSTLTLDQALRNLVAWGLPLEEAARRLSLYPARYLGLPDRGEIAPGKRADLVVLDEGLRVQAVYLGGRRVA; translated from the coding sequence ATGAAGATCGAAGGACGCATTCTCTCCAGCCAAGGTCTACGAAGAGGCCGCCTCCACTTCGGCGAGCGCATTGAGGCCCTGGAAGAGGCCCCCGTGGAGGGCCCCTATGTCCTCCCCGGCTTGCTGGACCTCCACGTCCACGGGGGCGGGGGCTTTGAGGTAATGGCCGGACGGGAGGGCGTGGAGGGCACGCTTCGCTTCCACCTGGAGCACGGCACCACGGGCCTCCTGGTCACCACGGTCACCGCCCCCCTGCCCGACCTGGAGCGCGCCCTTAGGGGCCTCGGGGAGGCGGGGGAAGGCCCCTTGGGGGAGGCCCTCCTGGGGGCTCACCTCGAGGGCCCCTTCTTGAGCCCCAAGCGCCTTGGGGCCCAGCCCCCCTACCCTCTCCTCCCCGACCTGGAGGTGGCCGCCCGCCTCCTCTCCCTGGCCCCCGTGCGGGCCGTCACCCTGGCCCCCGAACTCCCCGGGGCCCTCGACCTGGTGCGCTTCCTCGTGAAACGGGGCGTGCGGGTCCAGCTCGGCCACACGGACGCGGGCTACGAGGAAGCCCTGGAGGCCCTGAAGGCGGGCGCCACGGGCTTCACCCACCTCTTCAACGCCATGACGGGCCTCCACCACCGCTCCCCCGGGGTGGTGGGCCTCGCCCTGGAGCGGGGAGCCTGGGCCGAACTCATCCCCGATGGCCTCCACGTGCACCCCGCTGCCCTTGGCCTCGCCCTGAAGGCCATCCCCGGCCTCTACTTCGTCACGGACGCCGTGGCGGCGGCGGGGATGCCCGATGGGCCTTATCCTTTGGGGGCCCACACCGTGGAGAAGCGGGGGGATGGGGTCTGGCTCGGGGAGAGCCTGGCGGGGAGCACCCTCACCCTGGACCAGGCCCTGAGGAACCTGGTGGCCTGGGGCCTCCCCTTGGAGGAGGCAGCGAGGCGGCTCTCCCTCTACCCCGCCCGCTACCTGGGCCTCCCCGACCGGGGGGAGATCGCCCCCGGGAAGCGGGCCGACCTGGTGGTGCTGGACGAGGGCCTGCGGGTGCAGGCGGTCTACCTGGGAGGCAGGCGGGTGGCCTAG
- a CDS encoding SDR family NAD(P)-dependent oxidoreductase, with translation MDYRRLLDLTGQVALVVGAASGIGRASAEALAAFGAKVALADRDAAGLLEVLEGLRRAGLEADALPVDIAEREAADRLVAWTLERFGRLDTLVTTPAINVRKPLLAYTDEEVDRVVDLNLKATLRLLRAGGRVMAEQGLGSLIAFASIRALVVEPGQGVYAATKAGILQLVRALAAELGPKGVRANAIAPGPIETPLTAPIKASPEWYRAYAEKTALGRWGRPEEVAMAVVYLASPAASYVTGTLFLVDGGWTAVDGRYEPPL, from the coding sequence ATGGACTACCGGCGCCTTTTGGACCTGACGGGCCAGGTGGCCCTGGTGGTGGGGGCGGCCTCGGGGATCGGGCGGGCCTCGGCGGAGGCCTTAGCGGCCTTCGGGGCTAAGGTGGCCCTAGCCGACCGGGATGCGGCGGGGCTCCTTGAGGTCTTGGAGGGCCTTAGGCGGGCGGGCCTCGAGGCCGACGCCCTCCCCGTGGACATCGCCGAGAGGGAGGCGGCGGACCGCCTCGTGGCCTGGACCCTGGAGCGCTTTGGCCGCTTGGACACCCTGGTTACCACCCCGGCCATCAACGTGCGCAAGCCCCTTTTGGCCTACACGGACGAGGAGGTGGACCGGGTGGTGGACCTGAACCTCAAGGCTACGCTTCGCCTCCTCCGGGCCGGGGGGCGGGTGATGGCGGAGCAGGGCTTGGGAAGCCTCATCGCCTTCGCCTCCATCCGCGCCCTGGTGGTGGAGCCCGGGCAAGGGGTCTACGCCGCCACCAAGGCGGGGATTTTGCAACTCGTCCGGGCCTTGGCGGCGGAGCTTGGGCCTAAGGGGGTGCGGGCCAACGCCATCGCCCCGGGGCCCATCGAAACCCCCCTCACCGCCCCCATCAAGGCGAGCCCGGAGTGGTACCGGGCCTACGCCGAGAAGACCGCCCTGGGCCGTTGGGGCAGGCCCGAGGAGGTGGCCATGGCCGTGGTCTACCTGGCCTCCCCCGCCGCCAGCTACGTCACCGGGACCCTCTTCCTGGTGGATGGGGGCTGGACGGCGGTGGATGGGCGCTACGAGCCACCCCTTTAG